From Amphritea atlantica, a single genomic window includes:
- a CDS encoding dienelactone hydrolase family protein: protein MGTMIDIQAKDGSGGFKGYLAVPASGEGPGIVLLQEIFGINDTMRKVADYYAEEGYVVLAPDLFWRQEPGVELEYSPAEWEKAFGFYQGFDQDLGVEDIDAAISVLKGRPECNGKVGALGFCLGARLSYLTACRCDVDAAVGYYGMGIENHLDEAVNINGRLVLHFAGNDEYCPEAARNDICAALGDQEHVELYTYPGVDHAFAREGSEHYHKPSALMAHQRSVTAFRNAIGPHYDLSYLWDKHCEYEFDTRNVDDTMATMVAEPYVNHIPNMTGGVGYKNLYRFYKNHFVDVNPADTALIPISRTIGATQIVDELLFTFTHDRVIDWMLPGIEPTGKYVEVPLVAVVKFRGDKLYHEHIYWDQASVLVQIGKLDPQGLPVAGRESAAKLLDETLPSNTLMPNWPDSEGLDQGGAK from the coding sequence ATGGGCACAATGATTGATATCCAGGCAAAAGATGGCAGCGGCGGGTTTAAAGGTTATCTGGCGGTGCCTGCTTCGGGTGAGGGACCGGGTATTGTCCTGCTGCAGGAGATATTTGGTATCAACGATACCATGCGAAAGGTGGCTGATTACTATGCAGAGGAGGGGTATGTGGTACTGGCGCCCGATCTGTTCTGGCGTCAGGAGCCCGGTGTGGAGCTGGAATACAGCCCGGCAGAGTGGGAGAAGGCGTTCGGTTTTTATCAGGGCTTCGATCAGGACCTGGGCGTTGAGGATATCGACGCGGCGATCAGTGTTCTGAAAGGACGACCTGAGTGCAACGGCAAGGTCGGCGCACTGGGGTTCTGTCTGGGCGCCCGCTTGTCCTACCTGACAGCCTGCCGCTGTGATGTTGATGCTGCCGTCGGTTATTACGGCATGGGCATTGAAAATCATCTGGATGAGGCGGTCAATATTAATGGCCGGCTGGTGCTGCACTTTGCCGGTAATGATGAATATTGCCCCGAAGCCGCGCGCAACGATATCTGTGCGGCGCTGGGTGATCAGGAGCATGTGGAGCTGTATACCTACCCGGGCGTTGACCATGCGTTTGCCCGTGAGGGATCGGAACATTATCACAAGCCTTCTGCACTGATGGCTCATCAGCGTTCGGTGACGGCGTTCCGTAATGCAATCGGCCCGCACTACGATCTTTCCTACCTTTGGGATAAACATTGTGAGTATGAATTTGATACCCGCAATGTGGATGACACTATGGCAACCATGGTGGCTGAACCCTACGTCAACCATATCCCTAATATGACGGGTGGGGTGGGCTATAAAAATCTCTATCGCTTCTACAAAAATCACTTTGTTGATGTGAACCCTGCCGATACGGCGCTTATCCCTATCTCCCGCACCATCGGCGCAACTCAGATTGTTGATGAACTGCTCTTCACCTTTACTCATGACCGGGTCATCGACTGGATGCTGCCAGGCATTGAACCGACCGGAAAATACGTTGAAGTACCGCTGGTGGCGGTGGTCAAGTTCCGTGGCGATAAGCTGTATCACGAGCATATCTACTGGGACCAGGCCTCTGTACTGGTTCAGATTGGCAAGCTTGATCCTCAAGGCCTGCCGGTTGCCGGACGGGAATCGGCGGCCAAGCTGCTGGATGAAACACTGCCTTCCAATACGCTGATGCCGAACTGGCCCGACAGTGAAGGGCTGGATCAGGGAGGTGCAAAATGA
- a CDS encoding AraC family transcriptional regulator, whose translation MSSDLTLSPWLRDALKGDPGRLVFSSGTLEQVREEVSAMYKPHLLDIKGRGSNLDARLHSVALGNVRFNRLKYGAEVVIDPGNLEQFYLIQMPVCGQADIYSGNHLISSDTDTASIINPSDPLRMIWSEDCDQLMFRIDRHSVELACSQILGRSVRTPLRFKPDMNWHRNPVWRNMMMYLAHLLQDQPSITTQPTITHQLEQLIINTLISIQPHNYTDAMNKPDRALAPRHVKKVEEYIESHADEALTPGALAEMAGVSVRTLYAGFKDFRQTSPMEYLRTIRLQRAREELQRQDPDSSVTEIAIRWGFTHMGRFSQDYSRMFGERPSETKRR comes from the coding sequence ATGTCTTCTGACTTAACGTTGTCTCCCTGGCTGAGAGACGCACTTAAAGGTGATCCCGGGCGCTTAGTCTTCAGTTCGGGTACGCTGGAGCAGGTCAGGGAAGAGGTCTCAGCGATGTATAAACCCCATCTGCTGGATATTAAAGGCAGGGGATCCAACCTCGATGCCCGTTTGCACTCTGTGGCGTTGGGGAATGTCCGGTTTAACCGGCTAAAGTATGGCGCCGAAGTCGTCATCGACCCCGGCAACCTCGAACAGTTTTATCTGATTCAGATGCCGGTCTGTGGTCAGGCCGACATCTATAGCGGCAATCACCTTATCTCATCGGATACGGATACCGCCTCCATTATCAACCCTTCCGACCCGCTGAGAATGATCTGGAGCGAGGATTGCGACCAGCTGATGTTCAGAATTGACCGGCACTCGGTGGAATTAGCCTGCAGCCAGATACTGGGACGATCCGTTCGCACGCCCCTGCGATTCAAGCCCGATATGAACTGGCACCGAAACCCGGTCTGGCGCAACATGATGATGTACCTGGCGCACCTGCTACAGGATCAGCCCTCAATCACCACACAACCGACCATCACCCACCAACTTGAACAACTGATCATCAACACCCTCATCTCAATCCAACCCCATAACTACACCGACGCCATGAACAAGCCTGACCGGGCTCTGGCACCGCGACATGTGAAAAAAGTCGAAGAGTATATTGAGAGTCACGCTGACGAGGCGCTGACGCCGGGAGCGCTGGCCGAAATGGCGGGCGTCAGCGTCCGGACACTGTATGCGGGTTTTAAAGATTTTCGTCAGACCAGCCCGATGGAGTATCTGCGTACAATCCGCTTACAGAGAGCCCGGGAAGAACTACAGAGGCAGGATCCCGATTCATCGGTCACCGAAATCGCCATCCGCTGGGGGTTCACCCATATGGGCCGCTTCAGTCAGGATTATTCACGTATGTTTGGCGAACGCCCCAGTGAAACCAAGCGCAGATAA
- the folX gene encoding dihydroneopterin triphosphate 2'-epimerase has translation MPSVSNAIIRIKNLRLRTYIGFNPEEREKLQDVVINIEIHYPAVKAAMSDDVEKALNYKVVCKEIIQHVEEGHFLLLEKLVADVLEIATDHPWVTFASVTIDKPHALRFADSVSLTLEKYCS, from the coding sequence ATGCCATCAGTCAGCAATGCCATTATCCGAATTAAAAATCTGCGGTTGCGTACCTATATCGGATTTAACCCGGAAGAGCGCGAAAAGCTACAGGATGTGGTGATCAATATTGAGATCCACTATCCGGCGGTGAAAGCGGCAATGAGTGATGATGTGGAGAAGGCGCTGAACTATAAAGTGGTGTGTAAGGAGATTATTCAGCACGTTGAAGAGGGACACTTTCTGCTGCTGGAAAAGCTGGTCGCCGATGTGTTGGAAATCGCGACTGACCATCCCTGGGTGACCTTCGCCAGTGTCACTATTGATAAGCCTCATGCGTTGCGCTTTGCGGATTCAGTGTCACTGACCCTGGAGAAGTATTGCAGCTGA
- a CDS encoding VF530 family DNA-binding protein, whose protein sequence is MSDEINYKNNPLHGLGLKELLTQIVDHYGFEILYAYLNINCFKTNPSIESSVKFLKKTDWAREKVELFYLYKFKNLPRVSSEQFALSPRDRVIPEGQTPREPAELSLEDAERMREKQALKAAEHGKTKSYRSSKPGGYSSKQENARDKQDRWKPAKKAPDSQSGSSDNDDDPWAKWRK, encoded by the coding sequence ATGAGTGATGAGATCAACTATAAGAATAACCCGCTGCACGGGCTGGGTTTGAAAGAGCTGTTAACCCAGATAGTTGATCACTACGGTTTTGAGATTCTCTACGCCTATCTGAACATTAACTGCTTCAAAACCAATCCCAGTATTGAGTCCAGTGTAAAGTTTCTCAAGAAGACCGACTGGGCACGGGAGAAGGTCGAACTGTTCTATCTGTATAAGTTTAAAAATCTGCCACGGGTTTCATCCGAGCAGTTTGCCCTGTCACCCAGAGACCGGGTTATTCCCGAAGGCCAGACACCCCGCGAACCGGCAGAACTGAGCCTGGAAGATGCTGAGCGCATGCGAGAAAAACAGGCACTAAAAGCAGCTGAACATGGTAAAACAAAAAGCTATCGCAGCAGTAAGCCGGGCGGCTATTCCAGCAAACAGGAAAACGCCCGGGATAAGCAAGATCGCTGGAAACCGGCAAAAAAAGCACCTGATTCTCAAAGCGGCTCATCCGATAACGATGACGATCCATGGGCTAAGTGGAGAAAGTAG
- a CDS encoding RidA family protein gives MKHAVKTDLFASKAPLEWAVIANGQLSTAQIPINAEGQVVEGGIEAQARQTMENFKHTIDAAELTMADVTQVLIYVTDREYLPVFNQVYAEYFEAPYPNRAAMVVAGLARKEMLCEVVAYAAVPVA, from the coding sequence ATGAAACATGCTGTAAAAACTGATCTCTTTGCATCCAAAGCACCTCTTGAGTGGGCAGTGATCGCCAATGGCCAGCTGTCGACCGCACAGATTCCTATTAACGCTGAAGGTCAGGTAGTGGAAGGCGGTATTGAAGCCCAGGCGCGTCAGACGATGGAAAACTTTAAACACACTATTGATGCAGCTGAACTGACGATGGCTGATGTGACTCAGGTGCTGATCTATGTCACCGACCGCGAGTATTTGCCTGTGTTCAATCAGGTCTATGCTGAATACTTTGAAGCACCCTATCCGAATCGCGCAGCGATGGTGGTGGCGGGATTAGCCCGGAAAGAGATGCTATGTGAAGTTGTTGCTTACGCAGCGGTTCCTGTCGCATGA